Proteins co-encoded in one Sander vitreus isolate 19-12246 chromosome 9, sanVit1, whole genome shotgun sequence genomic window:
- the cracd gene encoding capping protein inhibiting regulator of actin dynamics, which translates to MSQENVSDKVRNLQRQIAQGIKFGQRPPSLRKSEGDEGSSDEEEVPRSPLKIVAQVEAEPADTEPKQVQGAQQAGPHSTPIKSPRSKRVLPPTGTIESIDLDAVPQSVPRLDNTAAKHKLSVKPKNQRISRKHRRFTQDLQEVSIPGVVQEDLEVAGVSTDDRRRASVDSLESFKKQRLHEEERQEMRRKKELEDQRLHQEEEERRKRAAEELRLRELEEEEQRRREEAERRRREEEERRWREEEERRKEEEERRMREEQEHRQREEERRRLEEQRRKEEEEEEARRQQELAEEERKKKEEVEKLRLWEIEEKKRRDAEERRRKEEEEQRRAEELRWREMEERQRPFSFKVSSGEKQILFQKVNLTPVTPAPSHQSVAAAEQRESTKASSSEGIESPSLLTSPYVPHTAILVTGAQLCGTAVNLDHIKDTACKSLLGLGEDKKAQGTPPTKTSPDRKSGKTKSLNESSFSTDQSVLAEWASIRSKIFKGVEEGKYDEYPEPSKNQPQTSSEDPPAFSHANLRKTMSASAKFSITPAKKKFGDSNRNSEVFGADDKEAGEEATRSDSPTAASPAPSSKPHNRTSKTVRIVERGSEECVFAKDLPSFLVPSPGAKPEGPELKSTAQRETEVSESREEGEIRGQDGEDKPSPFGIKLRRTNYSLRFHGEQSTEKRKKRYSAGDSFDGVPSPLTPIEPDSDASSVFSDKSTTPTSPLKEGAAGKFLHASASHAVPRAKPRKSISPISHSEGEKVPSKPPVYRRPTTSPKPSGAAPTPPPSPLPKAVHGPPGDAGIQRTGAAETSSQEQTNRCEEPSAVAQLHRCSQGQVQGEEEPKEKRSFFQSINIPWREKTDRKTELIKKEKPSLQSRHSLDSAKVQEKEAGPLWITLALQKQKGFREQQQNREDRRSHRTEKQARERDSVMLVSPTESKGSGSSSPSSKPQTPEEPKRPDSLLGRFERRENLKKANTLPSSVTVEIADSTPSPPAVKEVSKRFPSSDSPQVSTEPAWLALAKRKAKAWSDCPQIIK; encoded by the exons ATGTCCCAGGAAAACGTCTCGGATAAAGTTAGGAATCTGCAG AGGCAGATAGCACAAGGTATAAAGTTTGGCCAGAGGCCTCCTTCTCTGAGGAAAAGTGAAGGAGATGAGGGAAGTTCAGATGAGGAAGAGGTTCCCCGGAGTCCTCTGAAGATTGTGGCCCAGGTAGAAGCTGAGCCAGCGGACACAGAGCCAAAG CAGGTCCAGGGGGCTCAACAAGCCGGACCACACAGCACCCCCATAAAATCACCGAGGTCCAAACGAGTTCTTCCGCCCACTGGTACTATCGAGTCCATCGATCTGGATGCCGTTCCACAGTCTGTTCCTCGCCTAGACAACACCGCTGCCAAGCATAAACTGTCCGTCAAACCCAAAAACCAGAGGATTTCCCGCAAACACCGGCGGTTTACACAG GACCTCCAAGAGGTATCTATTCCCGGTGTGGTGCAAGAGGACCTGGAGGTGGCGGGCGTTTCCACAGATGACCGGCGCAGGGCCTCGGTTGATTCCCTGGAAAGCTTCAAGAAGCAGAGACTCCATGAGGAGGAAAGACaggagatgaggaggaagaaggagctGGAGGACCAGAGGCTCcatcaggaggaagaggagaggaggaagagagcagcagaggagCTGAGGCTGCGGGAACTAGAGGAGGAAGAACAAAGGCGGAGAGAAGAggcggagaggaggaggagggaggaagaggaaaggaggtggcgagaggaggaagagcggaggaaggaggaggaggaaaggaggatGCGAGAGGAGCAGGAGCACAGACAgcgggaggaggagaggagacgactggaagagcagaggaggaaagaggaggaggaggaagaagcaaGGAGGCAGCAGGAGCTCGcggaagaggaaagaaagaaaaaggaggaagtggagaagCTGAGGTTGTGGGAgattgaagaaaagaaaagaagggatgcagaggagaggaggaggaaggaggaggaggagcagaggagagctGAGGAGCTGCGCTGgagggagatggaggagagacagaggccGTTCTCTTTCAAAGTTTCCTCTGGAGAAAAACAGATTTTGTTCCAGAAGGTAAACCTGACGCCTGTAACACCGGCTCCCAGCCACCAGAGCGTTGCTGCAGCGGAGCAAAGAGAGAGCACTAAGGCTTCCTCTTCTGAAGGCATAGAATCCCCCAGCCTGCTAACGTCTCCATATGTGCCCCACACCGCCATCTTAGTGACAGGCGCCCAGCTCTGTGGGACAGCCGTCAATTTAGACCACATCAAAGACACGGCCTGCAAGTCTCTGCTGGGTTTGGGAGAGGATAAAAAAGCCCAGGGAACACCGCCGACCAAGACTTCACCGGACCGCAAGTCCGGCAAAACCAAATCCCTCAACGAGTCCTCATTCTCTACAGACCAGTCCGTCCTGGCAGAATGGGCCAGCATCCGATCAAAGATATTCAAGGGGGTAGAGGAGGGGAAATACGACGAGTACCCAGAGCCGAGCAAGAACCAGCCTCAGACCAGCAGTGAAGACCCGCCTGCGTTCTCCCACGCGAACCTCAGGAAGACCATGTCTGCCAGCGCCAAGTTCTCCATCACCCCTGCGAAGAAGAAGTTTGGAGATTCAAACAGGAACTCTGAGGTGTTCGGTGCAGATGATAAGGAAGCGGGAGAGGAAGCGACTCGGTCTGACAGCCCCACCGCAGCATCCCCAGCTCCATCCTCTAAACCTCACAACAGGACAAGTAAAACCGTCCGCATCGTGGAAAGAGGGTCAGAGGAATGTGTGTTTGCCAAAGACCTCCCCTCTTTCCTGGTTCCCAGCCCCGGAGCCAAACCTGAGGGGCCCGAGTTGAAGAGCACAGctcagagggagacagaggtgTCTGAAagtagagaggagggagagatccGAGGCCAGGACGGTGAGGACAAGCCCTCGCCTTTTGGCATAAAGCTGAGGAGGACCAACTACTCCCTACGCTTTCACGGCGAACAGTCCACCGAGAAAAGGAAGAAGCGGTACAGTGCTGGGGACAGCTTCGACGGCGTCCCTTCCCCTCTCACTCCCATTGAGCCAGACTCCGACGCTTCCTCTGTCTTTTCTGACAAATCAACAACTCCTACATCGCCTCTGAAAGAAGGCGCGGCGGGCAAGTTCTTACATGCATCCGCCTCCCACGCCGTCCCTCGGGCTAAACCGCGTAAGTCTATCAGCCCAATCTCACACAGCGAGGGGGAGAAAGTGCCTTCCAAGCCACCTGTCTACCGAAGACCAACCACGTCACCCAAACCTAGCGGAGCAGCCCCTACGCCTCCCCCATCGCCGCTACCTAAGGCGGTCCATGGGCCTCCCGGTGATGCCGGGATCCAGAGGACAGGGGCTGCAGAGACATCCAGCCAGGAGCAGACCAACCGGTGCGAGGAACCTTCAGCGGTGGCCCAGTTGCACCGGTGCAGCCAAGGCCAGGTCCAAGGGGAAGAGGAGCCGAAGGAGAAGAGATCCTTCTTCCAGTCCATTAACATCCCCTGGAGAGAGAAGacggacagaaagacagagctCATCAAGAAAG AAAAACCATCACTACAGAGCAGGCACTCACTGGACAGTGCGAAGGTCCAGGAGAAGGAGGCCGGGCCCTTATGGATCACACTGGCTCTGCAGAAGCAGAAGGGCTTCagggagcagcagcagaaccGAGAGGACCGTCGTAGCCACAGAACTGAAAAacaagcaagagagagagacagc GTCATGCTGGTGAGCCCCACAGAGAGCAAAGGAAGCGGGAGCTCCAGTCCTTCATCTAAACCTCAGACGCCAGAGGAGCCCAAGAGACCCGACAGCCTCCTGGGACGATTTGAGCGCAGAGAAAACCTGAAAAAAGCCAACACTTTACCCAGCTCTGTCACTG TTGAGATTGCAGACTCTACACCGTCGCCACCTGCTGTCAAGGAGGTGTCAAAGCGCTTCCCCTCCAGTGACTCCCCGCAGGTGTCCACGGAGCCGGCATGGCTGGCTCTGGCCAAGCGAAAGGCCAAAGCCTGGAGCGACTGTCCTCAGATCATCAAAtaa
- the chst14 gene encoding carbohydrate sulfotransferase 14, translated as MLPRRHDYGMKRTGGPRNGSVINFRTTVNSGSVRRSSAVLPSVLTFLVIVASGGLLLMIEKGMLNSMETPPPRGSGKRLDFIRQIGKHSPSAVDVDSQILQEIRNRTIRTVCSQKNMPHSIWSLSPLQRKTLLQHILVNDQYNFLYCYVPKVACSNWKRVLKVLNGALESVDVNIKMDHRSDLLFLSSFKPEEIRHRLKHYFKFMFVREPMERLLSAYRNKFGEIESYQKKYGVEIVKRYRKGRAKDASVTGDDVTFAEFVHYLLDEDVERMNEHWMPVYNLCQPCAVSYDFIGSYEHLESDSEFVLQRIGAPPHVRFPERQTWYKPVTTETLHYYLCTLPQKLLRELLPKYILDFSLYAYPLPNTTTEHCRH; from the exons ATGCTTCCTCGCAGGCACGACTACGGGATGAAAAGGACCGGAGGACCGCGCAACGGCTCGGTAATTAACTTTAGGACAACGGTGAACTCGGGCTCCGTCCGCCGCAGCTCCGCCGTGCTGCCCTCGGTGCTAACTTTCCTGGTGATCGTAGCATCTGGAGGCCTGCTGCTCATGATAGAGAAAGGAATGCTAAACAGCATGGAGACGCCTCCACCCAGGGGCAGCGGTAAACGGCTGGACTTCATTCGGCAGATTGGGAAGCACAGCCCGTCTGCTGTGGACGTGGACTCCCAG ATCCTCCAGGAGATCCGTAACCGGACCATCAGGACCGTGTGCAGCCAGAAGAACATGCCCCACAGCATTTGGTCCCTGAGCCCCCTGCAGAGGAAGACGCTGCTGCAGCACATCCTGGTGAACGATCAGTACAACTTTCTCTACTGCTACGTCCCCAAGGTGGCCTGCTCCAACTGGAAGAGGGTCCTGAAGGTTCTGAACGGAGCTCTGGAGAGCGTTGACGTCAACATCAAGATGGACCACCGCAGCGACCTGCTGTTTTTGTCCTCTTTTAAACCCGAGGAGATCCGCCACCGCCTCAAGCACTACTTCAAGTTCATGTTTGTGCGGGAGCCAATGGAGCGCTTGCTTTCTGCATACAGGAACAAGTTTGGAGAGATAGAGTCCTACCAGAAAAAGTACGGTGTGGAGATCGTAAAGCGGTACAGAAAAGGCCGCGCCAAGGACGCATCTGTAACAGGAGATGATGTGACATTTGCAGAGTTTGTCCATTACTTGTTGGACGAGGATGTGGAGCGCATGAACGAGCACTGGATGCCGGTGTACAACTTGTGCCAACCCTGTGCTGTGTCCTATGACTTCATCGGCTCCTATGAGCACCTTGAAAGTGATTCGGAGTTTGTGCTCCAGCGGATTGGAGCGCCTCCTCACGTTCGCTTCCCAGAAAGGCAAACGTGGTACAAGCCGGTCACAACGGAAACGTTACACTATTACCTGTGCACCTTACCACAGAAGCTACTGAGGGAACTCCTGCCCAAGTACATTTTAGACTTTTCCCTCTACGCTTATCCTCTCCCCAACACAACCACTGAACACTGCCGGCATTaa